A window from Schistosoma haematobium chromosome 1, whole genome shotgun sequence encodes these proteins:
- a CDS encoding hypothetical protein (EggNog:ENOG4113CX2~COG:K), with protein MSTNVNESPLHPLTLSTSILSSSSSSSSSVITMQSNFANNHLTVYNTNTNSERIKRPMNAFMVWSRLQRRKMAEENPKLHNSEISKQLGNLWKSLTNTDKIPFIEEANRLRDCHMRRYPNYKYCPRRKRKQPTNKVVLQQKVKTTAELPLELVLCPTRSNCFQAARLTRVPKAVTQPYNKPRIPIIAPTMKSYEITQNRNMSINEMNHKPEPFIISQMNMMPMSNKPISNMCTSVQNLVANNNSTYFQSTDTIYDPYKIQLTSTFLPNVNNRNNMTSYPDQKEFYTDFNISQPTTSNDINNCHHDSYTYDTSHSPEIYSSFLDSIDLQTFF; from the exons ATGTCGACAAATG TAAATGAATCACCACTTCATCCCTTGACCTTGTCAACATCAATtttatcatcgtcatcatcatcatcgtcttcAGTGATTACAATGCAATCCAATTTTGCTAATAATCATTTAACTGTTTACAATACTAATACGAACAGTGAAAGAATTAAACGACCAATGAATGCATTTATGGTATGGTCACGTTTACAAAGGCGTAAAATGGCTGAAGAGAATCCTAAACTTCATAATTCCGAAATCAGTAAGCAATTAGGTAATTTGTGGAAATCTTTAACAAATACTGACAAAATTCCATTTATTGAAGAAGCTAACCGACTACGTGATTGTCATATGAGACGTTATCCAAATTACAAATACTGTCCTAGACGAAAACGCAAACAACCAACAAATAAAGTTGTATTACAGCAAAAAGTAAAAACTACTGCTGAATTACCTCTTGAGTTAGTTTTATGTCCTACCCGTTCAAACTGTTTTCAAGCAGCAAGGTTAACAAGAGTTCCGAAAGCTGTCACTCAACCATATAATAAACCACGTATCCCTATTATTGCTCCAACAATGAAATCATATGAAATAACACAAAATAGAAATATGTCAATAAATGAGATGAATCATAAACCAGAACCATTTATAATATCACAAATGAACATGATGCCAATGAGTAACAAACCCATATCAAATATGTGTACATCAGTTCAAAATTTAGTGGCAAATAacaattcaacatattttcaatcaaCTGATACAATTTATGATCCTTACAAAATCCAATTAACAAGTACATTTCTTCCTAATGTGAACAATCGAAATAATATGACTAGTTATCCTGATCAAAAAGAATTTTACACAGATTTTAATATATCTCAACCTACAACTagtaatgatataaataattgtcatcACGATTCATACACTTATGATACATCGCATTCACCAGAGATCTATTCAAGCTTTTTAGATTCAATTGATTTACAAAcatttttctaa
- a CDS encoding hypothetical protein (EggNog:ENOG4113CX2~COG:K), with translation MISSQPFCQNISTTPPALNSPIQYDSFPHTDDNHLVTRKLLSSDETDTLMQKSPISTVGEHNQLQNFQSAALRNEEFSLIQMNDFPNQNVSRSNTILPPVSNILMPNNIQIMSGDKKHITNSYYSSVLASISSSSPLNYPESDLSNKNLIKSSFIPHDLEYQSERLRLQSEQQQQQQQQQQLDYNICLDNRKQNLEKYSCRQMVVNESPLHPLTLSTSILSSSSSSSSSVITMQSNFANNHLTVYNTNTNSERIKRPMNAFMVWSRLQRRKMAEENPKLHNSEISKQLGNLWKSLTNTDKIPFIEEANRLRDCHMRRYPNYKYCPRRKRKQPTNKVVLQQKVKTTAELPLELVLCPTRSNCFQAARLTRVPKAVTQPYNKPRIPIIAPTMKSYEITQNRNMSINEMNHKPEPFIISQMNMMPMSNKPISNMCTSVQNLVANNNSTYFQSTDTIYDPYKIQLTSTFLPNVNNRNNMTSYPDQKEFYTDFNISQPTTSNDINNCHHDSYTYDTSHSPEIYSSFLDSIDLQTFF, from the exons ATGATTTCCTCTCAACCATTTTGTCAAAATATCTCAACAACACCTCCAGCTTTAAATAGTCCTATACAATATGATTCATTTCCACATACAGATGACAATCATTTAGTTACACGAAAATTATTATCATCTGATGAAACAGATACTTTAATGCAAAAATCACCCATTTCTACTGTTGGTGAACATAATCAACTTCAGAACTTTCAGTCAGCTGCGCTAAGAAATGAAGAGTTCAGTTTAATACAAATGAATGATTTTCCAAATCAAAATGTTTCAAGAAGCAATACAATATTACCACCTGTAAGTAATATACTGATGCCaaataatatacaaattatGTCAGGTGATAAGAAACACATAACAAATTCGTATTATTCTTCTGTTCTTGCATCAATATCATCATCTTCACCTTTGAATTATCCTGAATctgatttatcaaataaaaatctTATCAAATCAAGTTTCATACCACATGATTTGGAGTATCAAAGTGAGAGACTAAGATTACAGTCagagcagcagcaacagcagcaacaacaacaacaactggattacaatatttgtttagataatCGTAAACAAAATCTAGAAAAATATTCATGTCGACAAATG GTAGTAAATGAATCACCACTTCATCCCTTGACCTTGTCAACATCAATtttatcatcgtcatcatcatcatcgtcttcAGTGATTACAATGCAATCCAATTTTGCTAATAATCATTTAACTGTTTACAATACTAATACGAACAGTGAAAGAATTAAACGACCAATGAATGCATTTATGGTATGGTCACGTTTACAAAGGCGTAAAATGGCTGAAGAGAATCCTAAACTTCATAATTCCGAAATCAGTAAGCAATTAGGTAATTTGTGGAAATCTTTAACAAATACTGACAAAATTCCATTTATTGAAGAAGCTAACCGACTACGTGATTGTCATATGAGACGTTATCCAAATTACAAATACTGTCCTAGACGAAAACGCAAACAACCAACAAATAAAGTTGTATTACAGCAAAAAGTAAAAACTACTGCTGAATTACCTCTTGAGTTAGTTTTATGTCCTACCCGTTCAAACTGTTTTCAAGCAGCAAGGTTAACAAGAGTTCCGAAAGCTGTCACTCAACCATATAATAAACCACGTATCCCTATTATTGCTCCAACAATGAAATCATATGAAATAACACAAAATAGAAATATGTCAATAAATGAGATGAATCATAAACCAGAACCATTTATAATATCACAAATGAACATGATGCCAATGAGTAACAAACCCATATCAAATATGTGTACATCAGTTCAAAATTTAGTGGCAAATAacaattcaacatattttcaatcaaCTGATACAATTTATGATCCTTACAAAATCCAATTAACAAGTACATTTCTTCCTAATGTGAACAATCGAAATAATATGACTAGTTATCCTGATCAAAAAGAATTTTACACAGATTTTAATATATCTCAACCTACAACTagtaatgatataaataattgtcatcACGATTCATACACTTATGATACATCGCATTCACCAGAGATCTATTCAAGCTTTTTAGATTCAATTGATTTACAAAcatttttctaa